The Skermanella pratensis genome has a window encoding:
- a CDS encoding B12-binding domain-containing radical SAM protein: protein MKVLFSNPPWWLEQVTVSQNGTSRDMCLAGIGAGSRWPHTIHTYSTPDNFVFGGYLPYPFFMGYASTYAARATGAEVVMRDSLALRESYASYFNHLREAGYRYIFIESASPSWDHDGQIILGIKKVVPEARIVVTGPISSKGKEIMENFPVHAVIKGEYEKGSVRVLEGEEGVIEHDLLTLEEMNNAPFPYYDEVIAHRYWDDNPRGQTAPHAQVWSSRGCPFKCIFCVWPATMTGNDPDGTSKRTVRHYSPDYMEAFLSELVGRYGYSSIYFDDDTFNIGNAHVLKMSEVMSKIGRPWSAMCRADTSRMESWKVMRDSGCYGVKLGFESGNQWVVDNIVNKHLDLEYATKVVHEIKRLGMTCHGTFTYGLPGETKEQMLDTKRFLASLPLDTWQESGCAAIEGTPLSNLEEEKVQKVFPGAVADDNYVVEADGAKKWRELAFSLANS, encoded by the coding sequence GCCAGAACGGGACTTCCCGCGACATGTGCCTCGCCGGCATCGGCGCCGGGTCGCGCTGGCCGCACACGATCCACACCTATTCGACGCCGGACAATTTCGTCTTCGGCGGCTACCTGCCGTATCCGTTCTTCATGGGATACGCCTCGACCTATGCCGCGCGGGCGACCGGGGCGGAGGTGGTGATGCGCGACAGCCTGGCGCTCCGCGAGAGCTATGCCAGCTATTTCAATCATCTGCGCGAAGCCGGCTACCGCTACATCTTCATCGAATCGGCCTCGCCGAGCTGGGACCATGACGGCCAGATCATCCTCGGGATCAAGAAGGTGGTGCCGGAGGCCCGGATCGTCGTGACCGGCCCGATCTCCTCCAAGGGCAAGGAGATCATGGAGAACTTCCCGGTCCATGCGGTGATCAAGGGCGAGTACGAGAAGGGGTCGGTCAGGGTCCTGGAAGGGGAGGAGGGCGTGATCGAGCACGACCTGCTGACCCTAGAGGAAATGAACAACGCCCCGTTCCCCTACTACGACGAGGTGATCGCCCACCGCTACTGGGACGACAACCCGCGCGGCCAGACCGCACCCCATGCCCAGGTCTGGTCGAGCCGGGGATGCCCCTTCAAGTGCATCTTCTGCGTCTGGCCGGCGACCATGACCGGCAACGATCCGGACGGCACCTCCAAGCGCACGGTGCGCCACTATTCGCCCGACTACATGGAAGCATTCCTGTCCGAGCTGGTCGGCAGGTATGGCTACAGCTCGATCTATTTCGACGACGACACCTTCAACATCGGCAACGCCCATGTGCTGAAGATGTCGGAGGTCATGTCGAAGATCGGCCGGCCCTGGTCGGCCATGTGCCGGGCCGACACCTCCCGCATGGAGAGCTGGAAGGTGATGCGGGATTCCGGCTGCTACGGGGTCAAGCTGGGTTTCGAATCCGGCAACCAGTGGGTCGTGGACAATATCGTCAACAAGCACCTGGACCTGGAATACGCGACCAAGGTGGTCCACGAGATCAAGCGCCTGGGCATGACCTGCCACGGCACCTTCACCTACGGCCTGCCGGGCGAGACCAAGGAGCAGATGCTGGACACCAAGCGGTTCCTCGCCTCGCTGCCGCTCGACACCTGGCAGGAATCCGGCTGCGCCGCGATCGAGGGCACGCCCCTGTCCAACCTGGAGGAGGAGAAGGTCCAGAAGGTCTTCCCCGGCGCCGTCGCCGACGACAACTACGTGGTCGAGGCGGACGGCGCCAAGAAATGGCGCGAGCTGGCGTTCAGCCTGGCGAATTCCTGA
- a CDS encoding pentapeptide repeat-containing protein, which yields MKRTISAVLAAALLAISTSSALADCTDPAAPDVNWRRCYLDSRDLRKVNLQGAMLRDAGFTRAKLDDANLTGVDAYRAKFFSASLTGATLDEARLIEADLTRAIMTGASLVNADLRNARFIDANLRNVDLTGARVQGTVFRNADLTGATWVDGRVCVDPSIGQCN from the coding sequence ATGAAGCGTACCATCTCCGCCGTGCTCGCGGCAGCCCTCCTCGCCATTTCCACTTCCAGCGCCCTTGCCGACTGCACCGATCCGGCGGCGCCGGATGTCAATTGGCGGCGGTGCTATCTGGACAGCCGGGATCTCCGCAAGGTCAACCTGCAGGGTGCCATGCTGCGCGATGCCGGCTTCACGAGGGCAAAACTGGACGATGCCAACCTGACCGGCGTGGATGCCTATCGCGCCAAGTTCTTCAGTGCGAGCCTGACCGGAGCCACGTTGGACGAGGCCAGGCTGATCGAGGCCGACCTTACGCGGGCCATCATGACCGGAGCCTCTCTGGTGAACGCCGACCTGCGCAACGCCCGCTTCATCGACGCCAACCTGCGTAACGTCGACTTGACGGGCGCGCGGGTCCAAGGGACGGTCTTCCGCAACGCCGATCTGACCGGAGCGACCTGGGTGGACGGCAGGGTCTGCGTCGACCCGTCGATCGGGCAGTGCAACTGA
- a CDS encoding diguanylate cyclase yields the protein MEQATKWADLAMARMVAESLPPTPQHFAIWYSYFSGDLPDLTRALDKLAENGQVLTAERMAELHGKFFSFDHEKHAIREAGARIQGALGHLLDLLRASGADSDRYGKALQHFGERVEVRELEQLSALVDAIAAETQLMTEHNRRLHSQLQSSSSQMDELRRNLDVVRQEAITDSLTGLFNRRLFDASLGEAVARAAQDGRPLSLLMTDIDHFKRFNDAHGHTIGDHVLALVARTVKESIRATDTAVRYGGEEFAVILPDSRMADAVRIGEQIRKSVASKKLVNRSRNVTLGTITLSVGVAQLARGESPADLIKRADAALYDAKQSGRNRVAAKEARGTEAGQGG from the coding sequence ATGGAGCAGGCGACCAAGTGGGCCGATCTTGCAATGGCGCGGATGGTCGCCGAATCGCTGCCGCCCACGCCCCAGCATTTCGCCATCTGGTACAGCTATTTCAGCGGCGATCTGCCGGATCTGACCCGCGCCCTGGACAAGCTGGCGGAGAACGGGCAGGTTCTCACGGCCGAGCGCATGGCGGAACTCCACGGCAAGTTCTTCAGTTTCGACCACGAGAAGCATGCCATCCGGGAGGCGGGCGCCCGGATCCAGGGGGCGCTGGGTCATCTCCTGGACCTGCTGCGCGCGTCCGGCGCCGACAGCGATCGTTACGGCAAGGCGCTCCAGCATTTCGGCGAGCGCGTGGAAGTGCGGGAGCTGGAGCAGCTCAGCGCGTTGGTCGATGCGATCGCGGCGGAAACCCAGCTGATGACCGAGCATAACCGCAGGCTGCACAGCCAATTGCAGTCCTCCAGCAGTCAGATGGACGAGTTGCGCCGCAACCTTGACGTCGTCCGCCAGGAAGCGATCACCGACTCGCTTACCGGACTGTTCAACCGTCGCCTGTTCGACGCGTCCCTGGGCGAGGCCGTCGCCCGGGCTGCCCAGGACGGTCGTCCGCTGAGCCTGCTGATGACCGACATCGACCATTTCAAGCGGTTCAACGACGCCCACGGCCACACGATCGGGGATCATGTGCTGGCGCTGGTCGCGCGCACGGTCAAGGAGTCCATCAGGGCGACCGACACGGCGGTCCGTTACGGCGGCGAGGAGTTCGCCGTGATCCTGCCCGACAGCCGGATGGCCGATGCCGTCAGGATCGGCGAGCAGATCCGGAAATCAGTCGCCTCCAAAAAACTGGTCAACCGGTCCAGGAACGTGACGCTGGGCACCATCACCCTGTCGGTCGGCGTCGCCCAGCTGGCCCGCGGCGAGTCCCCGGCGGACCTGATCAAGCGGGCCGACGCCGCGCTCTACGACGCCAAGCAGTCCGGACGAAACCGGGTCGCGGCAAAGGAGGCGCGGGGTACGGAAGCGGGGCAGGGCGGCTAG
- the zapE gene encoding cell division protein ZapE, protein MPNGPLSLYRSHRGTGTLKADAAQEYAAQRLQSLYQGLKDYKPAMGRVGWRARFGLTRRPDPAPQGLYIYGDVGRGKSMLMDLFFETAPVERKRRVHFHAFMIEVHDRMHRQRQASKEEGGSGGKSVDETIPDLAKALADEAWLLCFDEFHVTDIADAMILGRLFTALFDLGVVVVATSNWPPDDLYKDGLQRDLFLPFIRLLKEKVDIVELTGPTDYRRDRLKGGKVYHCPYGPATDRTLAELFDSLTEGAVAAHCSLTTQGRKVDVPKAAKGVAFFSFHELCARPLGAGDYLAIATHFHTVIIDRVPKLKEAQRNEAKRFMTLIDSLYEHKVKTIIAAAGPPESLYSEGTHAFEFQRTVSRLMEMQAEDYLALDHLT, encoded by the coding sequence ATGCCAAACGGCCCTCTCTCGCTCTACCGCTCCCACCGGGGTACCGGCACCCTGAAGGCCGATGCCGCGCAGGAATACGCGGCCCAGAGGCTTCAGTCGCTGTACCAGGGCCTGAAGGACTACAAGCCCGCCATGGGCAGGGTCGGCTGGCGCGCCCGCTTCGGGCTGACGCGGCGGCCCGACCCCGCACCGCAGGGCCTGTACATCTATGGCGACGTCGGCCGCGGCAAGTCCATGCTGATGGACCTGTTCTTCGAGACGGCGCCGGTGGAACGGAAGCGCCGGGTCCATTTCCACGCCTTCATGATCGAGGTGCACGACCGCATGCACCGGCAGCGCCAAGCCTCGAAGGAGGAGGGCGGCTCCGGCGGCAAGAGCGTGGACGAGACGATCCCCGACCTGGCGAAGGCGCTCGCCGACGAGGCGTGGCTGCTGTGCTTCGACGAGTTCCACGTCACCGACATCGCCGACGCGATGATCCTGGGGCGGTTGTTCACGGCGCTGTTCGATCTCGGCGTCGTGGTCGTCGCGACGTCCAACTGGCCGCCGGACGACCTCTACAAGGACGGCCTTCAGCGCGACCTGTTCCTGCCGTTCATCCGGCTGCTGAAGGAGAAGGTGGACATCGTCGAGCTGACCGGCCCGACCGACTACCGTCGGGACCGGCTCAAGGGCGGCAAGGTCTATCACTGCCCCTACGGCCCGGCGACCGACCGGACGCTGGCGGAGCTGTTCGACAGCCTGACCGAGGGCGCCGTCGCGGCCCATTGCAGCCTGACCACCCAGGGCCGCAAGGTGGATGTCCCCAAGGCGGCCAAGGGCGTCGCCTTCTTCAGCTTCCACGAGCTGTGCGCCCGGCCGCTCGGCGCTGGCGACTACCTCGCGATCGCGACCCACTTCCACACCGTCATCATCGACCGGGTGCCGAAGCTGAAGGAGGCGCAGCGGAACGAGGCCAAGCGCTTCATGACGCTGATCGACTCGCTGTACGAGCACAAGGTCAAGACCATCATCGCCGCCGCCGGCCCGCCGGAAAGCCTGTACAGCGAGGGCACCCACGCCTTCGAGTTCCAGCGCACGGTCAGCCGACTGATGGAGATGCAGGCCGAGGATTACCTGGCGCTGGACCACCTCACCTGA
- a CDS encoding UvrD-helicase domain-containing protein yields MSDPFHYDDPLNDAVPAVPPATAPAARRYPYFDGLNEVQREAVETLDGPVLVLAGAGTGKTRVLTTRLAHLLMTRRASPFQLLAVTFTNKAAREMRERVGALIGAPTEGWWMGTFHALAARILRRHAELVGLKSNFTILDSDDQIRLVKQLLKAENIDDKKWPARAVLSVIERWKDRALTPDKLKPQDGGDMAGGRVVQLYRTYQERLQSLNACDFGDLLLHNITLFQANPEVLAEYQQRFRYLLVDEYQDTNVAQYLWLRLLAQKHKNICCVGDDDQSIYGWRGAEVGNILRFENDFPGAKVIRLEQNYRSTGHILAAAAGVISNNQGRLGKTLWTRSDHGDRVKVRALWDGEEEARWIGEEIEALQRAKVPLSQIAVLVRAGFQTREFEERFITLGMPYRVIGGPRFYERQEIRDAMAYLRIVVQPDDDLAFERIINVPKRGVGPATIQQLYQLARARGIPLTEATWQLVQTDELKPKMRTTLRNLMTDFDRWRTHGAAIPHTDLAQMLLDESGYTDMWKVDKTPEAPGRLENLKELVAAMGEFENLAGFMEHVSLVMDNAEASGTETVSVMTLHGAKGLEFDYVFLPGWEDGLFPSQRSMDDTGIAGLEEERRLAYVGLTRARRRAHVSHAANRRMHGSWVTAIPSRFVGELPEQHIETDAAPGLSAAPAPAFGGGGGFGSGFGGGFRGFGGGFASRPQRQPPGPRTGPVIEGSAFEVSPRKRPDQPLKRGMRVFHQKFGYGTVQAVDGDKLEIDFEQAGVKKVLDSFVVPAEKAG; encoded by the coding sequence ATGTCCGATCCATTCCACTATGACGATCCGCTGAACGACGCCGTTCCGGCGGTCCCACCGGCGACGGCCCCGGCCGCTCGACGCTATCCCTATTTCGACGGCCTGAACGAGGTTCAGCGCGAGGCGGTCGAGACGCTGGACGGTCCCGTGCTGGTGCTGGCCGGGGCCGGCACCGGCAAGACCCGCGTTCTGACGACCCGGCTGGCCCACCTGCTGATGACCCGGCGGGCGTCGCCGTTCCAGCTGCTGGCCGTGACCTTCACCAACAAGGCCGCCCGCGAGATGCGCGAGCGGGTCGGCGCGCTGATCGGCGCCCCGACCGAGGGCTGGTGGATGGGCACCTTCCACGCGCTCGCCGCGCGCATCCTGCGCCGGCACGCCGAGCTGGTGGGGCTGAAGAGCAACTTCACCATCCTGGACAGCGACGACCAGATCCGGCTGGTCAAGCAGCTGCTCAAGGCCGAGAACATCGACGACAAGAAGTGGCCGGCGCGCGCCGTGCTCAGCGTGATCGAGCGGTGGAAGGACCGGGCCCTCACGCCGGACAAGCTGAAGCCCCAGGATGGCGGCGACATGGCGGGGGGCCGCGTGGTCCAGCTCTACCGGACCTACCAGGAGCGGCTGCAGAGCTTGAACGCCTGCGATTTCGGCGACCTGCTGCTGCACAACATCACCCTGTTCCAGGCGAATCCCGAGGTGCTGGCGGAATACCAGCAGCGCTTCCGCTACCTGCTGGTCGACGAGTACCAGGACACCAACGTCGCCCAATACCTGTGGCTGCGGCTTCTGGCCCAGAAGCACAAGAACATCTGCTGCGTCGGCGACGACGATCAATCAATCTATGGTTGGAGAGGGGCGGAGGTCGGCAACATCCTGAGGTTCGAGAACGACTTTCCCGGCGCGAAGGTGATCCGGCTGGAGCAGAACTACCGCTCGACCGGCCACATCCTGGCCGCGGCGGCAGGCGTCATCTCGAACAACCAGGGACGGCTGGGCAAGACGCTGTGGACGCGGTCCGACCATGGCGACCGCGTCAAGGTCAGGGCATTGTGGGACGGCGAGGAAGAGGCCCGCTGGATCGGCGAGGAGATCGAGGCGCTTCAGCGCGCCAAGGTGCCGCTGAGCCAGATCGCGGTCCTGGTCCGCGCCGGCTTCCAGACCCGCGAGTTCGAGGAGCGCTTCATCACGCTGGGCATGCCCTACCGCGTCATCGGCGGACCGCGCTTCTACGAGCGGCAGGAGATCCGCGACGCGATGGCCTATCTGCGCATCGTCGTCCAGCCGGACGACGACCTGGCGTTCGAGCGGATCATCAACGTGCCCAAGCGCGGCGTCGGCCCCGCGACCATCCAGCAGCTCTACCAGCTCGCCCGCGCGCGGGGCATCCCGCTGACCGAGGCGACCTGGCAGCTTGTCCAGACCGACGAGCTGAAGCCGAAGATGCGGACGACGCTGCGCAACCTGATGACCGACTTCGACCGCTGGCGGACCCACGGGGCCGCCATTCCCCATACCGACCTGGCCCAGATGCTGCTGGACGAGTCGGGCTACACCGACATGTGGAAGGTGGACAAGACGCCCGAGGCGCCCGGCCGGCTGGAGAACCTGAAGGAACTGGTCGCCGCCATGGGCGAGTTCGAGAACCTCGCCGGGTTCATGGAGCATGTCAGCCTGGTCATGGACAATGCCGAGGCCAGCGGCACCGAGACGGTCAGCGTGATGACCCTGCATGGGGCCAAGGGGCTGGAGTTCGACTATGTGTTCCTGCCCGGCTGGGAGGACGGCCTGTTCCCCAGCCAGCGCTCCATGGACGATACCGGCATCGCCGGCCTGGAGGAGGAGCGCAGGCTGGCCTATGTCGGGTTGACGCGCGCCCGGCGGCGCGCCCATGTCAGCCATGCCGCCAACCGTCGGATGCACGGTTCCTGGGTCACGGCGATCCCTTCGCGCTTCGTCGGCGAACTGCCCGAACAGCATATCGAGACCGACGCGGCCCCCGGCCTGTCCGCGGCGCCGGCACCCGCATTCGGCGGAGGAGGCGGGTTCGGGAGCGGCTTCGGCGGAGGCTTCCGCGGCTTCGGCGGCGGTTTCGCCTCCAGGCCGCAGCGGCAGCCTCCGGGTCCCCGCACGGGTCCGGTGATCGAGGGAAGCGCCTTCGAGGTGTCGCCCCGGAAGCGGCCGGACCAGCCGCTGAAGCGGGGCATGCGGGTGTTCCACCAGAAGTTCGGCTATGGCACCGTGCAGGCGGTCGATGGCGACAAGCTGGAGATCGACTTCGAGCAGGCCGGCGTCAAGAAGGTGCTGGACAGCTTCGTCGTCCCCGCCGAAAAGGCAGGCTGA
- a CDS encoding thioesterase family protein has protein sequence MTDSLLRLHSETVRPEWIDYNGHMNVAYYVLAFDHATDRLLDHAGLGAAYVKAENRSVFVLEMHVTYEREVRQGDPLAFATRILGVDGKRVHLMHAMHHGTEGWLAATNELVLMHVDLDARRSCPLPDAARLLLDEVRAAQSGIPSPPQVGRVISLGTRKPDRPSE, from the coding sequence ATGACCGATTCCCTGCTTCGCCTCCATTCGGAAACCGTCCGGCCGGAATGGATCGACTACAACGGCCACATGAACGTCGCCTACTACGTGCTGGCGTTCGACCACGCGACCGACCGCCTGCTCGACCATGCTGGCCTGGGGGCGGCCTATGTGAAGGCGGAAAACCGGTCGGTCTTCGTGCTGGAGATGCACGTGACTTACGAACGGGAGGTCAGGCAGGGGGACCCGCTGGCCTTCGCCACCCGCATCCTCGGCGTCGACGGGAAGCGGGTCCACCTGATGCACGCCATGCATCACGGGACGGAGGGATGGCTGGCGGCAACCAACGAACTGGTGCTGATGCATGTCGATCTGGATGCCCGGCGCTCTTGTCCCCTGCCGGATGCGGCGCGCCTGCTGCTGGACGAGGTGCGGGCCGCCCAGTCAGGCATTCCGTCGCCGCCGCAGGTCGGCCGCGTGATCAGCCTCGGGACGCGCAAGCCGGATCGCCCTTCCGAGTGA
- a CDS encoding transglycosylase domain-containing protein — translation MRRFGWERWLICGVLVAAATGTGWVGYQEMRTSWLQAGVLTKYGEKLTYQAEPGASTLIKYPTQGPYNERLGYTEIPKAIKALTGNGFRIEQQARTSPELADFVEYGGFAVFREKTRAGLTLKDRNGSILYTARYPERVYDDFDSVPPLVVGTLLFIENRELLDPTYPKRNPAVEWDRFALAILGLPAQWLNPGMRIPGGSTLATQIEKYRHSPDGQTSGATEKLRQMVSASVRAYLDGQDTTFARRRIVVDYLNSTPLTARLGFGEVNGLGDGLWAWYGTDFKDANAILTQTPRNSLERLRQAEIYKQVLSLLLAQRRPTHYLIADRNSLNDLADSHLRLLASQGTISEDLRDAALDIKLRFRNDAPLPPPVSFVEQKAANAIRTRLLGMLNVPSLYQLDRYDLTAETSLDGPTQQRMVEVLSKLNEPGFIETLGMAGFRLLDSGKNDLHKVIYSVMLYERGPNANYVRIQADNLDRPLDINEGAKLDLGSTAKLRTLITYLEIISELHGRYGHLPRQQLRSVSLDAPDNLTRWVSTHLSDAADRSLATLLAAAMERRYSANPGERFFTGGGVHSFVNFDDKDNGSIPTVTESLRSSINLPFIRMMRDIVQYYVAEGAEDAGGTLLTDPSNPARQAYLEQFADKEGSYFLNRFYTDYRGKTPDEALALLATRVRPVPHRLATAFLSVRPKASLAEFTRFMRERLPKGELTDQVIERLFDKYAKDKWILADRGYITGVHPLQLWLVEHLQHHPEAKRSEVLQASADQRQETYAWLFKTSRKHAQDTRIRILLEAEAFQRIHKSWKRLGYPFDSLTPSYATAIGSSADRPGALADLMGIIVSDGIRVPTLRVERLHFATGTPYEAVLGFDQKPGERVLAPEITATVRRALQDVVENGTARRVRGAFTAPDGQALPIGGKTGTGDHRYADRVMARTATFVFFIGDRFFGTITAHVAGPEAARYKFTSALPSQLLKSLASVIQPLMERPATTQTVDRSQ, via the coding sequence ATGCGTCGCTTCGGTTGGGAGCGCTGGCTGATCTGTGGAGTGCTGGTCGCCGCGGCCACGGGCACCGGCTGGGTCGGCTACCAGGAGATGCGAACCTCCTGGCTTCAGGCGGGGGTTCTGACCAAGTACGGCGAGAAGCTGACTTATCAGGCCGAGCCGGGCGCCAGCACCCTGATCAAGTACCCGACCCAGGGTCCCTATAACGAGCGGCTCGGCTATACCGAGATCCCGAAGGCCATCAAGGCGCTCACCGGCAACGGTTTCCGGATCGAGCAGCAGGCCCGGACCTCGCCCGAGCTGGCCGACTTCGTCGAGTACGGCGGCTTCGCGGTGTTCCGCGAGAAGACCCGCGCCGGGCTGACCCTGAAGGACCGCAACGGGTCGATCCTGTACACGGCGCGCTATCCGGAGCGGGTCTACGATGATTTCGACTCCGTGCCGCCGCTGGTGGTCGGCACCCTGCTGTTCATCGAGAACCGGGAACTGCTCGACCCGACCTACCCGAAGCGGAACCCCGCGGTCGAGTGGGACCGCTTCGCGCTCGCCATCCTGGGGCTGCCGGCCCAGTGGCTCAATCCCGGCATGCGCATCCCCGGCGGCAGCACGCTGGCGACCCAGATCGAGAAGTACCGCCACTCTCCCGACGGCCAGACCTCGGGAGCGACCGAGAAGCTGCGCCAGATGGTCTCGGCCAGCGTGCGGGCCTATCTGGACGGCCAGGACACCACCTTCGCCCGGCGGCGCATCGTCGTCGACTACCTGAACTCCACGCCGCTGACCGCCCGCCTGGGCTTCGGCGAGGTCAACGGGCTGGGCGACGGCCTGTGGGCCTGGTACGGCACCGACTTCAAGGACGCCAACGCGATCCTGACGCAGACGCCCCGCAACAGCTTGGAACGGCTGCGCCAGGCGGAGATCTACAAGCAGGTGCTGAGCCTGCTGCTGGCCCAGCGCCGGCCGACCCACTACCTGATCGCCGACCGCAACTCGCTGAACGATCTGGCCGACAGCCACCTGCGGCTGCTGGCGTCCCAGGGCACGATCTCCGAAGACCTGCGCGACGCGGCGCTCGATATCAAGTTGCGCTTCCGGAACGATGCACCGCTTCCGCCACCCGTTTCGTTCGTGGAACAGAAGGCGGCGAACGCGATCCGGACCCGCCTGCTCGGCATGCTGAACGTCCCGAGCCTGTACCAGCTCGACCGCTACGACCTGACGGCGGAAACCAGCCTGGACGGGCCGACCCAGCAGCGCATGGTGGAGGTGCTGTCCAAGCTGAACGAGCCCGGCTTCATCGAAACGCTGGGAATGGCGGGTTTCCGCCTGCTGGATTCCGGCAAGAACGACCTGCACAAGGTGATCTACAGCGTGATGCTGTACGAGCGCGGGCCCAATGCCAACTATGTCCGCATCCAGGCCGACAACCTGGACCGGCCGCTCGACATCAACGAAGGCGCCAAGCTCGACCTGGGCTCGACCGCCAAGCTGCGGACGCTGATCACCTACCTGGAGATCATTTCCGAACTGCATGGCCGCTACGGCCACCTGCCCCGCCAGCAGCTCCGCTCGGTGTCGCTGGACGCGCCCGACAACCTGACGCGCTGGGTCTCGACACACCTTTCCGACGCGGCCGACCGCAGCCTCGCCACCCTGCTGGCCGCGGCCATGGAGCGGCGCTATTCCGCCAACCCCGGCGAGAGGTTCTTCACCGGCGGCGGCGTCCACAGCTTCGTCAACTTCGACGACAAGGACAACGGCTCGATCCCGACCGTCACCGAGTCGCTGCGCAGCTCGATCAACCTGCCCTTCATCCGCATGATGCGGGACATCGTCCAGTACTATGTCGCCGAGGGTGCCGAGGATGCCGGGGGGACGCTCCTGACCGATCCGTCCAACCCGGCGCGCCAAGCCTATCTGGAGCAGTTCGCCGACAAGGAGGGCAGCTATTTCCTCAACCGGTTCTACACGGATTACCGCGGCAAGACACCGGACGAGGCGCTGGCGCTCCTGGCGACGCGGGTGCGTCCGGTTCCGCACCGCCTCGCGACCGCCTTCCTGTCGGTGCGGCCCAAGGCCAGCCTCGCCGAGTTCACCCGCTTCATGCGCGAGCGCCTGCCCAAGGGCGAACTGACCGACCAGGTGATCGAACGCCTGTTCGACAAATACGCCAAGGACAAGTGGATCCTGGCCGACCGGGGCTACATCACCGGGGTCCATCCGCTCCAGCTCTGGCTGGTCGAGCATCTGCAGCACCATCCCGAGGCGAAGCGCAGCGAAGTGCTCCAGGCCAGCGCCGACCAGCGGCAGGAGACCTATGCCTGGCTGTTCAAGACCAGCCGCAAGCATGCCCAGGACACCCGCATCCGCATCCTTCTCGAAGCCGAGGCGTTCCAGCGCATCCACAAGTCCTGGAAGCGGCTGGGCTATCCGTTCGACAGCCTGACGCCTTCCTACGCGACCGCGATCGGCAGCTCCGCCGACCGTCCCGGCGCCCTGGCCGACCTGATGGGGATAATCGTGTCCGACGGCATCCGCGTCCCGACGCTGCGGGTCGAACGCCTTCATTTCGCGACCGGAACCCCCTATGAGGCGGTCCTCGGCTTCGACCAGAAGCCCGGCGAGCGGGTGCTGGCGCCGGAGATCACCGCGACCGTCCGGCGCGCCCTGCAGGACGTGGTGGAGAACGGCACCGCGCGCCGCGTGCGCGGCGCCTTCACGGCCCCGGACGGCCAGGCGCTGCCCATCGGCGGCAAGACCGGCACCGGCGACCACCGCTACGCCGACCGGGTCATGGCCCGAACCGCGACCTTCGTGTTCTTCATCGGCGACCGCTTCTTCGGCACCATCACCGCCCATGTCGCCGGGCCGGAAGCCGCCCGCTACAAGTTCACCAGCGCCCTGCCCTCGCAGCTGCTGAAGTCGCTGGCATCCGTGATCCAACCCTTGATGGAGCGCCCGGCGACGACGCAGACGGTCGATCGCAGCCAGTGA
- a CDS encoding sulfotransferase family protein, protein MAPPVFIVGHWRSGTTHLYNVLSRSPQWGWVPPFAAALPWDFLGIVGPIRTILEEHLPSDRLIDNIPVTPDSPQEDELPLALMTSISYYHGLFFPSRFEEHFNRGIFFDGCTEEEIAQWRAAFGYFLGKVALIRPGLPLLLKNPVHSARIPLLRAMWPDAKFIHIHRNPFVVYPSTRRTFATLLNSFALQDPSRVDLDRIVLDLYPRLMDRLLADAAALPGTHYAEIRFEDFERQPIAELERVYGSLGLPGWPEAERHFQVYLDGIRGYAKNRHRHPPDEVDRVGRHWGALIDRWGYAPPAG, encoded by the coding sequence ATGGCGCCGCCGGTCTTCATCGTCGGGCACTGGCGCAGCGGCACGACCCATCTTTACAACGTCCTCAGCCGGTCGCCCCAGTGGGGCTGGGTGCCGCCCTTCGCCGCGGCGCTGCCGTGGGATTTCCTCGGCATCGTCGGCCCGATCCGGACGATTCTGGAAGAACACCTGCCGAGCGACCGGCTGATCGACAACATCCCCGTCACGCCCGACTCGCCGCAGGAAGACGAACTGCCGCTGGCCCTGATGACCAGTATTTCCTATTACCACGGACTGTTCTTTCCAAGCCGGTTCGAGGAGCATTTCAACCGCGGCATCTTCTTCGACGGCTGCACGGAGGAGGAGATCGCGCAGTGGCGAGCCGCCTTCGGGTACTTTCTGGGCAAGGTGGCCCTGATCCGGCCGGGCCTTCCGCTGCTGCTGAAGAACCCGGTGCACTCCGCCCGCATCCCCCTGCTCCGCGCGATGTGGCCGGATGCCAAGTTCATCCATATCCACCGCAACCCGTTCGTGGTCTATCCCTCGACGCGCCGGACCTTCGCCACACTGCTGAACAGCTTCGCACTGCAGGACCCGTCCCGGGTGGACCTGGACCGGATCGTGCTGGACCTCTATCCGCGGCTGATGGACAGGCTGCTGGCCGACGCCGCGGCCTTGCCCGGAACCCACTACGCCGAGATCCGCTTCGAGGATTTCGAGCGGCAGCCGATCGCGGAACTGGAGCGGGTCTACGGCAGTCTCGGACTGCCGGGCTGGCCCGAAGCGGAGCGGCATTTCCAGGTCTATCTCGACGGTATCCGAGGTTACGCCAAGAACCGCCACCGGCACCCGCCCGACGAGGTGGACCGGGTCGGCCGGCACTGGGGCGCCCTGATCGACCGCTGGGGCTACGCGCCGCCCGCCGGGTAG